The Lineus longissimus chromosome 6, tnLinLong1.2, whole genome shotgun sequence sequence gttgttggagtcTTTAACGAAATATTATGTCGTCTGGTATTAAAAATGAATTTCTTTAAGCATGATTCCTAAAATAAGCAGAAGagaagagaaaatgtcaaattcaGTGCACTATGTCAGTGTACATGAATGCATGCAAAacattttatattttgtacaaaccatggttactgaaatgtgaaaatcctcttgggccTCCAAATcagattgaagaaaaaacaaactttggagAAATCAGCCCAAGTTTTCACCCAGCAGCCCAAATGGACACTGACAGTTGCTTGAAGCCAACTACATGAACTGTATACCAGTTTTATCATACTGAAGCTCTGAATTTACTTAAAGTTTACAATTCCAGTTTGGTGTTCCAATTGCAAAAGCTTGGACACTCCGTCATGGCGTCTTGGAAGAAGTCAGTCTCTTCGATTACAAAAACGTACCCGCATTAGCGCCGAGTCCCAGCGAAGCGAAACAGGAGAATAGCGCTGCGCCGAAACCGATGCTGTACCTCGGCTTCCATCACAGCCAGATGTACGTGCAGCCGTCGATGACCTTGACCGACGACATCGCTATTGCGATCGATAAAATGACGAAGTCTCCGGGAACGGATGTTCTCACCATGCCAAAGGTTCGATGGAAGCCTTACATTGCCACAGGTAGGGATGAAATGTTTGTTTACTAAAGAGTCgaccctaatgaaagggccagcctcCTTTGGCTTATGGGACACTCGTTTACCTCCATACCCGCATCTCTGGTGTCAGGCAGTTTTTACCCTGTTTTCAACTAGCTAGGGGCTAACCAACCGGCTTCATCGGGAGGTTACCGGCGAGCCTGGAACTTTTAACCTTCCGTTCATGAGGCAGAAGCCTTAATCACCAGGCCATCGCAACCCTACAACGAGGTCATGTTATGACATATTTTTGAGAGAAGGAGTGCTACTAAAAACACTTCACTGGCGGTGAAAAAATTGATGATCAAAAATATGTAAACTTTTTGCGATGTGAATAATGTCTGCAATTTGATTTTTTCGACATTTCACGTACATTGCCCATATCACACATTCCAAGGGGCCTCTCCTTGACTCTGCTAGAAATAAGCCAATGTACACCGACCCTGGAACGGTCTGCAATGATAACTGGAAGTGCTTTTTCATAACACGCTCATCAGCATATTAGTATTACTGATTTTCAGCGAGTTCTCGCACTCCGATCATACATTCCATGGTACCCCTCCTCGACTATGATGGTCGGAAACCAGTCCACACCTACCCAGGGACGCCCCCTATGGAGAAAGATGAACACGGCGTCATCATTGCCAAGAACGATTTTGATTATCCGTATGGTAAGTTACAATACTTTTGATTTTACCCAGTAGGCCTGAGCTCCTCGACAAAGCTTCAACTAAGTATCCAAAAGTTGTGTAGACAGGCGAGGTCGCAGCGTGCCACCCCTCTCTGAACCGGACCACCCTTGCGACTGAAGATGCAccctcttctttttcttcactctgcacttggaggcgATTTTCTCCAGAAAgtgttcctcctccaaggtgggatgagcgtttttgtcttccactatggttaggcaccaattgggtttattggcctagtgacgcCGACTTCAGCCAGAGACAATACCTGATTTCAGAtgtttcaaaaatatttcttttgctACAGATAACGGATTTTACATCTTCGGCCACGACAACCCAATCAGCCTGCCTGACGCCACGGACGAGCCGGAAACTATATATCAGTACATCACGGTCATCAACGGATCTCTCTGGCACTGGTGGTGAGCGTCATTCCCTTTGTGACCAGTACAGTAAATCGTGAATTTCTATGAGCATTTCAATATCGTGAATGCGCTGTTAAACGCAAACTTAAAAGTGCCAAAGTTTCATCTGTTCtgtgttaaaggggtacactgatTTGTAATTTACTGGTTGGCCAAGATAATGGAAATGCTGTTAGACACCATGCCGTAATTCAGTAATTATGTAACCAACTTCGCTGTTATCTATAATTGTATATGCATAacgaaaatgttgaaatttatattcagtgccTATTTGCACAATTGGAAACTTTCGAAATTTAGAATACAAATTCGAATTTGTTTACGAACGACGCAAGACTTTAAAGGTAATTTCACTTGATCAATGCAGGATTCACTTGAATACAAGTTTTTTCTGCCCTTCTTATGACTTCCGGTATATTTTGGAGTAAAACCTGAAGACAATTTGGTGCAATAAAACTTCATGATTTCAGGAAAGAGGTAATTGTAATCAGCCTCACCACTTCCGTATTCCTCCACATCTTTATAAACCGCTACCTCCACCGCGGCATGCAGGCGGGAAGCTACGACGACTCGGGGAAAAGTTCCGATAGCGGCGTGGGCGTATCGCAAAGAAACAGCATCGAGTTTGAAAACGAGGCCCAACTGACCAGGAAAGCTCAATCTAGTCCAGATCTTAGCCATTCGGTGGAATTTAGTTCGAGGTATAAACTTCTTCTGCAtttggaatttttgagatgcacccTGTACAGTCATTCGGTTCTTGCTAACAATGTAATGTGgactgtcctagagagttccacctCAGAGCTTTGTAGTTGATTTATGGTACTGTTGTCCGTTGATCAGTCCCCTGCTTCTTCTTCATGGAACAACTATAATTTTACCGAAAAAATGCCTATCCTCGACGTGTTCACCCTTTACTTTTGGAATAACCTTTTTATCGACTCGCCCTGTATAAGTCATCTCCTTGTAAAATGGTGGCCTGTTAGACAAAAACGAACATTTCTGTCAAGATGTCACAACTTGTTTGTACGTGTGCTCATGTAACGGATAAGAATAGGGTGGGTACATATCATCTAGAATTCATGAAGACAACATGTGTACCTCTGCTGGAAAAACCAGTCCCATGTTGAACTGTCCCggtaaacagaaaaaaaagtcaAGTCGGTCAAAAAATGCTGGTACCGGTATTCTCAATTTTGACAACTGGTACTATTCAGTGTGTGTTTCTTCGCCTTTCAGATATCACAACGACTTTGAACACCTCAAGTGCCTTGGAAAGGGTGGTTTCGGTGTCGTGTTTGAGGCAAGAAACAAGATTGACGAGTGTAGCTATGCCGTCAAACGCATCTGCGTAAAAAATAGGTGaacatttgacattttctctttcTCATGAAAATACTATCTTTCACGCAAGTCACAATGCCTACTAAAGTACCTTGCGaatgagcgatttttgttgGTGCAAACTCCAAAAATAATCAATGTGATGAAGGGAACAAGAACGGTATCAGCTTGGCTTTGATTCTACTGCAGGTCTCAGCGATCACAGATTTTGTTACACCTACCGGCGTTGCCCCtgcgatgattttgtaatgaGCAACTCTGTTGTTCCCTGCTCGTCTAAAAAGGGGGTGTTGGGGGGTGAAACACGGGCACTGAAATCACGTTTTTTTTCCAGTGAGGAGGCAAAAGAAAAAGTGATGCGCGAGGCGCGTGCCCTTGCCAAACTGGACCACGTGGGCATCGTACGATATTACCAGGTGTGGATAGAAACGCCCCCGTCTGGCTGGCAGGAACAACGAGACTGTGATTTAGTATCGTGTGGCGAAGTGTTGAGGTTGGTATCGAAGTCCTGGGCTGGGCTTGTTCAAAatcacgttagctttaacggcgccgttaagtcttaacatgaAATTCTAATGGGtctaactgaaagagataacgtccataAGGACACTTAACGTTACCGTTACAGGTAACGCGACTTTTgcgcttttgaacaaccgggccctgtcTGTTTGCGCTAACATGTGCTAACTTTAACTTTTCCCTCCAGACATCAAAAGCGGGATGATTTTCAGATATGAATAGTACAACAGATATTTTTGATAACTTTTACATCTATATCATTAGGAGCGAATAATTTTCTCTGTCGCTGATGTCTGGTTTTGGTGCAGTAGGCCCAAGATGGACCGTAGGGCAATCAAGATAGTAAAAATGGGTAATTTTAGTATGAGAATGTCAACAGAGTTAAAACTACATATGATATGATGAATTGAATTGTGGCTTTCTCTCGTTTCAGCACAACTGCAGCTGGCTCGCCGACGTCCATAACTGCATTCACGACTCGGAACACCGAACGGCTCAGCCCTGTGAGAGAAGTCCATGAGAATAACAGGAAAAATAAACAACTCAGTCCTTCGCAGCTCAATCCGTTAAGACTTGATGACTCTTTAGCTGATTCCTTTACTAACAGTGATATAAACCAGAGTCTTGGATTTAGTCCGCATTTCAGAAAAGACTTGGAAAAAGACGAGAGCGGTTCGTTTAGTTTAGGTGTTGGGACGCCTGCGCGTTTGGAACCTTTGTTCCCCGATGAGGACTCGGGTGGCGTCGTGTTCAAAAATTCGGACAGCGAGGATAATTCCGGTGTTAAAAAAGTGCCATTTGAAACGTATCGCGACTCGAGCGTGAGCGATATCTCATTCGAGAATACAAACAGTTCGTTTAATATTGTTTTTGAGGATTCAGGGTGTGCGGATAAAAGTGGGAATGCCAATGACGACATACTGATGCCGGAAGATTTGTCGATTAGCGGGACAAGTTCCTTGAATGACGTCGTCGTGCAGGGGTACAGGTCGCCCACTGATTGGTCGAGTTCGGTGTCTAAAAACACGCCCTTGTTGGGCAAATCAAAAAGTGATGCATGCATTCTTAAGTCCACACCAGAAAACATTCCAGGTTTGAAACAGTCGAAAATAGCTGAGGGGTCCACTCTCGGTAATGTCTGCTCAGTCAACGAAAAATTGCCCAAAATTTACTTGTACATTCAAATGCAGTTGTGCCGATGTGACACGTTAAAGGAATGGTTGAACGCCAATACGTTGCGTAGGAATACGATAGAGTTGCTGGACTTCTTTCATCAGATTGTGAACGCGGTCGATTATGTTCACGATTCTGGTCTGATGCACCGCGATCTTAAGGTGAGTCGTCCATGCTTGTGCAGAGTTTGAAGTGGAGTTTATCTGTTCTATACGAAATAAAAATGCCATCTTTTTGCAAGTTGGGGCAGTTCCAAAGACAGCATTTTCACTTTAAGAAGTCTTTCAGTTTTTTGCTCAAGGGTCACATTTCTCACGACTTGAGGAAACGAAATGACTCTAACTCTTTCAgcaaaaattttaaaactgCTCTCTTCTGAGAACATTTTGAGTGCAAGCGCTATTGAACATGTGATGGTGGAAATTACCCATAGGTGACACCCCATGGCAAGACTAGTCGCAAATTGCTCTTAGCTTGGTAGGTTTTTTAAATGGACtgattgttcatttcactgttgtctgcctcttcttccattatctccggagtcctggtgtcatttaggctcgtcttctgtgcgacatgcaacTGGTTTTGCGCCGGATGGTCACATTTGGGGATCAATAGCATAGCTGTTAGAGTGCCGAGCTCacaatcaggaggtcgtgggttcgattctcagAAGGATCGCCGCcatttgtctttgtgtccttgagcaaggcccTACTTGCATCGATCCACCCAGGAggaaatgggtacctagctggcagagacggcaaactatgaatgttagtcctaagCGCtctatagctgcagctcggacctgtaatactcccagagaagCGAGCTTGAATTAGGAActtacaggccaatagctaggagTAAtgatgtaaagcgctttgagcgactgaaaccagttggatttagcgctatataagtctcacaATTATCATTTATTGCATGAAAgcgaatttcattcattcattctttcAGCCATCGAACATCTTTTTCTCCATGGAAGGGGTAATCAAGATAGGCGACTTTGGCCTCGTGACCACCTCAGCCGAGAGGACAGAGGTAGCGCAGTTTGAGGGGGATTACCGTTACCAAGATCGCCACACGGACCAGGTTGGGACGCAACTCTATATGAGTCCAGAACAGGCAAGTTTAGAATAGTTCTTCGTACAGCGAAACCTCCCTgagcggacacctttctattaatgacaacctctctattaaggacactaggtttggtcccacattggctgtttccattcaatttgacctctctaatcaggacacctctctattaaggacagcacttgtcagtgtcgaaggtgtccttgatagagaggttctgctgtattttcTTCCCGCATTTGCTCACTGGCAGTGGCAGAGGCAGCCGTCACTCCAACTTCCATAAATACCCGTCATTTTTTTGCGTGAGTGATGGATTTTCACAGCGGACAGTTAACACTTGTGAACCTATTTACATGTACGGTAAGTTGGCCATGACCTATGTGCCATGTAATATAAATTGCTAATTTTTTCACCACATGCTCATTACTCGGAGTTATTATTGCGATTGGGAATTATCCGTGACTCTGAAAAGGAAAAAACTGActaatttttaaaaacatgtctCAAAATGATTTCGTTTTATTATGATCTAGCAAAGATGGTTACattataataatgatgataatattgaATTCTCATATAGCATTTTTCCAGGTTTACTTGCTTGCactataataatgatgataatattgaATTCTCATATAGCATTTTTCCAGGTTTCCCTGCCGGAAGTGCTTTTAGGGTGCCATATTATGACCcaggtctccacagaaatcaatcagggatttcaaggagcaaccagaaggcgttcacttgaacttgaccagg is a genomic window containing:
- the LOC135489025 gene encoding eukaryotic translation initiation factor 2-alpha kinase 3-like, which encodes MAWQLNKGLATRWCLQILCVLALISFGGSQKSVAPSPESPSQAKCSGRFLMLVSTLDGQLASLDIEKKGSLQWTTETGTTPLLSSSISKLEIVKNGRPFRLIPSLDGGLYQFDGDNVEPLPFTADTLLTSSSKLTEESVIVGGRESMTYGVDIKTGEVRYLCQSSGCNQYTDGAHKMSDDIIMIKRNTQTVRAVEMRSGYEKWNFSVGQHELTFLEGEEDATISSCPTEDGGANSLDAKLKVFVPNGMVVAVDEKDPTNILWKYQFGVPIAKAWTLRHGVLEEVSLFDYKNVPALAPSPSEAKQENSAAPKPMLYLGFHHSQMYVQPSMTLTDDIAIAIDKMTKSPGTDVLTMPKVRWKPYIATASSRTPIIHSMVPLLDYDGRKPVHTYPGTPPMEKDEHGVIIAKNDFDYPYDNGFYIFGHDNPISLPDATDEPETIYQYITVINGSLWHWWKEVIVISLTTSVFLHIFINRYLHRGMQAGSYDDSGKSSDSGVGVSQRNSIEFENEAQLTRKAQSSPDLSHSVEFSSRYHNDFEHLKCLGKGGFGVVFEARNKIDECSYAVKRICVKNSEEAKEKVMREARALAKLDHVGIVRYYQVWIETPPSGWQEQRDCDLVSCGEVLSTTAAGSPTSITAFTTRNTERLSPVREVHENNRKNKQLSPSQLNPLRLDDSLADSFTNSDINQSLGFSPHFRKDLEKDESGSFSLGVGTPARLEPLFPDEDSGGVVFKNSDSEDNSGVKKVPFETYRDSSVSDISFENTNSSFNIVFEDSGCADKSGNANDDILMPEDLSISGTSSLNDVVVQGYRSPTDWSSSVSKNTPLLGKSKSDACILKSTPENIPGLKQSKIAEGSTLGNVCSVNEKLPKIYLYIQMQLCRCDTLKEWLNANTLRRNTIELLDFFHQIVNAVDYVHDSGLMHRDLKPSNIFFSMEGVIKIGDFGLVTTSAERTEVAQFEGDYRYQDRHTDQVGTQLYMSPEQISSQTYSQKVDIYSLGLIFLELFYPFSTQMERIMVLSDAKKLKFPERFQRELPEECKFVELLLSKEPDKRPSAKEILCHKMLVDFQPTPKLQRSRTRTISSSSGSGSDISDDRNKK